Proteins co-encoded in one Pogoniulus pusillus isolate bPogPus1 chromosome 15, bPogPus1.pri, whole genome shotgun sequence genomic window:
- the TCF20 gene encoding transcription factor 20 isoform X1, whose amino-acid sequence MQSFREQSSYHGNQQSYPQEVHGSSRLEEFSPRQQAQMFQSFGGGAGSGRRGAAGASTAMPGESSGHQSYQGFRKEAGEFYYMAANKDPVASGGQQPPQRRPSGPVQSYGPPQGSSFGSQYGSEGHVGQFQTQHSSLGGVSHYQQDYTGPFSPGSAQYQQQTSSQQQQVQQLRQQIYQSHQPLPQASSQSASSTSHLQPMQRPSTLPSSASGYQLRVGQFSQHYQPPSSSSSSSFPSPQRFGQSGQNYDGSYSVNSGSQYEGHAVGSNAQAYGTQSNYSFQNQPMKSFEQSKLPQSGQQGQQQQHPPQHVMQYSNAATKLSLQSQVGQYSQTEVPVRSPMQFHQNFSPISNPSPAASVVQSPSCSSTPSPLMPGGENIQCGQGNMSMGSRNRILQMMPQLSPTPSMMPSPNAHAGGFKGFGLEGLQEKRLTDPGLSSLSALSSQVANLPNTVQHMLLSDALAPQKKSSKRSSSSKKGDSCTNSEGSQAEEQLKSPLAESLDGGCSSSSEDHGERVRQLSGQSTSSDTTYKGGNVERSNSSPAQGSQNEPSKLSSSPAAREDVASPDGKEAVVAVENAPKVNEKAVGVIVSREAMAGRVEKSGGQDKPAQDDASTASQAPASASAAKEVGHAGTQPETQGGSKGSKSGDNTNHNGEGNSQPAHAVGPNFPTRTEPSKSPGSVRYSYKDNIAAGIQRNIGGFPQYPGQEKGDFPGHSERKGRNEKFPSLLQEVLQGYHHHPDRRYSRNAQEHSGMAGSLEGAMRPNILISQTNELTNRSLLNKSMGSLLEGPHWGPWDRKSSSAAPDMKQINLADYPLARKFDMESQSSAHEAGTLSERRSVICDISPLRQLVRDPGPHPMGHMGPEARSGRSERLAPGLSQSVILPGGLVSMETKMKAHSGQIKEEDFEQAKSSASLNNKKTGDHCHPAGIKHESFRGNASPGAAVSDAGADYIPQQDSRSTQMRRAPGRTGSSRGKSPSQYHDLADKLKMSPGRSRGPGADLHHMNPHMTLSERVNRASLHSAYPQNSEGPSLASAYHTNARSHAYGDPNQSLNSQYHYKRQIYQQQQEEYKDWAAQGVIAAAQHRQEGARKSPRQQQFLDRVRSPLKNDKDGMMYLQGSSYHDTGSQEAGRCVMGSDSAQSKCAELKHGNQKLQHHESGWDLSRQTSPAKSSGPLGAANQKRFCPPESDGHRREESTDLPKPSNTMLRLPGQEDPSPQNPLIMRRRVRSFISPIPTKRQPQDMKNSGSEDKGRLMASAKEGVDKTYNSYAHSSQSQDVSKSVAKGDSFKNLPSPDSRNCPAVSLTSPAKTKILPPRKGRGLKLEAIVQKITSPNIRRSASTNSAETGADTVTLDDILSLKSGPEGGNAAGHGPEAEKRKGEMSDQVGPASQDAAGEITLPRSSEEWQSNEDDKTKKEVPETASVGKEGTGSSAAPPPSQKSGGQGRSDGSVSGAASLTFSDSKTVSPSSVFTSEPNPKSEEKDGDVTNISPKPDGFPPKGYFPSGKKKGRPIGSVNKQKKQQQQQQQQQQLPPPPPPPPVPSQPSEGVGGGEPKPKRQRRERRKPAAQPRKRKPRRAAPIVEPQEPEIKLKYATQSVDKTDSKNKSFFPYIHVVNKCELGAVCTIINAEEEEQNKLVRGRKGQRSSTPPPSNAESKALPTSTFMLQGPVVTESSVLGHLVCCLCGKWASYRNMGDLFGPFYPQDYAATLPKNPPPKRATEVQSKVKVRHKSASNGSKTDTEEEEEQQQQKEQRSLAAHPRFKRRHRSEDCSGASRSLSRGASCKKATTDGGSGGEKTPLDSKPSMPTSEGGTELELQIPELPLDSNEFWVHEGCILWANGIYLVCGRLYGLQEAVEIAKEMKCSHCQEPGATLGCYNKGCSFRYHYPCAIDADCLLNEENFSVRCPKHKPLLPCSLPSLQNKMVKGSLSTEQSERG is encoded by the coding sequence ATGCAGTCCTTTCGGGAGCAAAGTAGTTACCACGGAAACCAGCAGAGCTACCCGCAGGAAGTGCACGGTTCATCCCGACTGGAAGAGTTCAGCCCCCGCCAGCAGGCCCAGATGTTCCAGAGCTTTGGAGGAGGTGCTGGCAGTGGACGTcgtggagcagcaggagcctctACAGCAATGCCTGGTGAGAGCTCTGGCCATCAGAGCTACCAAGGTTTCAGAAAAGAAGCAGGAGAGTTTTACTATATGGCTGCCAACAAAGATCCAGTGGCatcaggagggcagcagccacctcagCGCAGGCCCTctggaccagttcagagctatGGGCCCCCTCAAGGGAGTAGCTTTGGGAGTCAGTATGGGAGTGAGGGACATGTGGGCCAGTTTCAAACACAACACTCATCCCTTGGGGGTGTATCCCACTATCAGCAGGATTATACTGGTCCTTTTTCTCCAGGGAGTGCTCAGTATCAGCAGCAGACTTctagccagcagcagcaggtgcagcagctGAGACAGCAAATCTATCAGTCTCATCAGCCTTTACCCCAAGCTTCCAGCCAGTCTGCTTCTAGCACCTCACATTTGCAGCCAATGCAGCGTCCATCCACCctgccttcctctgcttctGGGTACCAGTTACGAGTGGGCCAGTTCAGCCAACACTATCAGCCACCTTCgtcgtcctcctcctcctcttttccttccccacaGCGTTTTGGCCAGTCAGGACAGAATTACGATGGAAGCTACAGCGTGAATTCTGGGTCCCAGTATGAAGGCCATGCTGTGGGTTCCAATGCACAGGCATATGGGACCCAGTCAAACTACAGCTTTCAGAATCAACCAATGAAAAGCTTTGAGCAATCTAAGCTGCCCCAAAGTGGGCAACAggggcagcagcaacagcatccACCTCAGCACGTAATGCAGTATTCAAATGCTGCCACCAAGCTCTCTCTTCAAAGTCAAGTGGGACAGTACAGCCAAACTGAAGTTCCTGTAAGGTCACCAATGCAGTTCCATCAAAACTTCAGTCCAATCTCTAATCCATCTCCTGCTGCATCTGTGGTCCAgtctccaagctgcagctctACCCCTTCTCCACTCATGCCAGGTGGGGAGAATATCCAGTGTGGGCAAGGCAACATGTCCATGGGTTCTAGAAACCGAATCCTGCAGATGATGCCTCAGCTTAGTCCTACACCATCCATGATGCCAAGCCCCAATGCCCATGCAGGGGGATTCaaggggtttgggctggaaggactGCAGGAAAAAAGGCTCACGGAtccagggctcagcagcctgAGTGCCCTAAGTTCTCAAGTGGCCAATCTACCCAACACAGTCCAGCACATGTTGCTCTCGGATGCCTTGGCACCTCAGAAAAAAAGTTCCAAAAGGTCATCATCTTCAAAGAAGGGTGACAGCTGCACCAACTCAGAAGGTTCCCAGGCAGAGGAGCAACTCAAATCTCCTTTGGCAGAGTCCCTTGATGGTGGTTGTTCCAGTAGTTCAGAGGATCATGGGGAGAGGGTAAGACAACTGAGTGGCCAGAGCACTAGCTCAGACACCACTTACAAAGGGGGTAATGTAGAGAGATCCAACTCCTCACCAGCACAAGGCTCTCAGAATGAGCCATCaaaactcagcagcagccctgcagctagGGAAGATGTGGCATCTCCTGATgggaaggaggctgtagtggcTGTGGAAAATGCCCCCAAAGTGAATGAAAAGGCAGTTGGGGTGATTGTCTCCCGGGAAGCCATGGCAGGAAGAGTAGAAAAGTCAGGTGGGCAAGATAAACCTGCACAAGATGATGCTTCCACAGCCAGTCAGGCACCAGCTAGTGCTagtgcagcaaaagaagttgGACatgcagggacacagccagaAACTCAAGGAGGAAGTAAAGGAAGCAAAAGTGGAGATAACACTAACCATAATGGAGAGGGCAACAGCCAGCCTGCTCATGCAGTTGGGCCAAATTTTCCTACCAGAACAGAACCTTCCAAATCTCCTGGCAGTGTAAGATACAGTTACAAGGATAATATAGCAGCTGGTATACAGAGGAATATTGGTGGCTTTCCACAGTATCCTGGTCAAGAGAAAGGAGATTTTCCAGGGCACAGTGAGCGCAAAGGCCGCAATGAGAAGTTTCCTAGCCTCCTACAGGAGGTCTTACAGGGATACCACCATCACCCAGACAGAAGGTATTCTAGGAATGCACAGGAACATTCTGGGATGGCTGGGAGTTTGGAGGGAGCCATGAGGCCAAATATCTTAATTAGTCAAACCAATGAACTGACCAATAGAAGCTTATTAAATAAAAGCATGGGGTCTCTTCTGGAAGGGCCTCACTGGGGTCCCTGGGATAGGAAGTCTAGCAGTGCAGCTCCTGACATGAAGCAGATAAATCTGGCTGATTACCCTCTTGCCAGGAAGTTTGATATGGAGTCGCAGTCTTCTGCCCATGAAGCAGGGACACTCTCAGAGAGGAGATCAGTAATCTGTGACATATCTCCATTAAGGCAACTTGTCAGAGATCCTGGCCCTCACCCAATGGGCCACATGGGTCCCGAGGCCAGAAGTGGAAGGAGTGAACGTCTTGCCCCTGGCTTGAGTCAGTCAGTAATACTCCCTGGGGGTTTAGTATCCATGGAAACAAAAATGAAAGCTCACAGTGGGCAAATAAAAGAAGAGGATTTTGAACAGGCAAAGAGCTCAGCTAGTCTCAATAATAAAAAAACAGGAGACCATTGTCATCCTGCTGGCATCAAGCATGAATCTTTCAGAGGCAATGCaagccctggagctgcagtCTCTGATGCTGGTGCAGACTACATTCCCCAGCAGGACAGCAGGTCGACACAGATGAGACGAGCACCTGgcagaactggaagcagcagaggcaaaTCACCTTCTCAATATCACGATCTTGCTGATAAGCTGAAAATGTcaccaggcagaagcagaggcCCAGGGGCAGATCTGCATCACATGAATCCACACATGACACTATCTGAAAGAGTTAATAGGGCTTCCTTGCATTCTGCTTACCCTCAAAATTCAGAAGGCCCATCTTTGGCTTCAGCATATCACACAAATGCTAGGTCTCATGCTTATGGTGACCCTAACCAGAGTTTGAATTCCCAGTACCATTATAAGAGGCAGATATACCAGCAACAGCAAGAAGAATACAAGGATTGGGCTGCTCAGGGTGtgattgctgcagctcagcacaggcaaGAAGGAGCAAGGAAGAGCCCAAGACAACAACAATTTCTGGATAGAGTAAGGAGTCCCTTAAAAAATGACAAAGATGGAATGATGTACCTTCAGGGGAGCTCTTATCACGATACTGGAAGTCAGGAAGCTGGGCGCTGCGTTATGGGGAGCGACAGCGCTCAGAGCAAATGCGCCGAACTAAAGCACGGCAACCAGAAGTTGCAGCATCATGAGTCTGGTTGGGACCTCTCTCGACAGACTTCTCCTGCCAAAAGCAGTGGCCCTCTTGGAGCAGCCAACCAAAAAAGATTTTGTCCTCCAGAAAGCGATGGGCATCGCCGAGAGGAATCCACAGATTTGCCCAAGCCCAGTAACACTATGCTCAGGCTCCCTGGCCAGGAAGATCCATCTCCTCAAAATCCATTAATTATGAGGAGGAGAGTCCGTTCTTTCATCTCTCCTATCCCTACCAAAAGACAGCCACAGGATATGAAAAACAGTGGCAGTGAAGATAAAGGGCGATTGATGGCTTCAGCAAAAGAAGGAGTTGATAAAACATACAACTCCTATGCCCATTCATCTCAAAGCCAGGATGTTAGCAAGTCAGTTGCAAAGGGAGATTCCTTCAAGAACCTGCCAAGCCCTGATAGTAGGAATTGTCCTGCTGTTTCCCTCACAAGCCCGGCTAAGACCAAAATACTGCCCCCAAGAAAGGGGCGAGGATTAAAACTGGAAGCTATTGTTCAAAAAATCACATCTCCCAATATTCGGAGAAGTGCTTCCACCAACAGTGCTGAAACTGGTGCAGATACTGTCACTCTTGATGACATCTTGTCTCTTAAGAGTGGACCCGAAGGAGGAAATGCGGCTGGTCATGGAccagaggctgagaagagaaaaggagaaatgtCTGATCAAGTGGGACCAGCCAGCCAGGATGCAGCTGGTGAAATAACTCTTCCAAGATCTTCTGAGGAGTGGCAAAGCAATGAGGATGATAAAACCAAAAAAGAGGTCCCTGAAACTGCCAGTGTTGGTAAAGAAGGAACAGGATCCAGTGCAGCACCACCACCTTCTCAGAAATCAGGAGGTCAGGGAAGGTCTGATGGATCTGTAAgcggagctgcatctctaacctttTCGGACTCAAAAACAGTTTCTCCTTCCAGTGTGTTTACTTCTGAACCAAATCCAAAGTCTGAGGAAAAAGATGGAGATGTAACAAATATTTCACCCAAGCCAGACGGCTTCCCTCCAAAAGGATATTTTCcctctggaaagaaaaaggggaggcCAATTGGAAGTGTGaacaagcagaagaagcagcaacagcagcagcagcaacagcagcaactgccaccaccaccaccacccccaccagtacCATCACAGCCTTCAGAAGGGGTAGGTGGTGGTGAGCCAAAGCCGAAGAGgcaaaggagagagaggagaaaacctgcagcacagccacggAAGCGGAAGCCTAGAAGGGCTGCTCCAATTGTGGAACCTCAAGAACCAGAGATCAAGCTTAAATACGCCACTCAGTCTGTAGATAAAACTGACTCCAAGAATAAGTCCTTTTTCCCTTATATTCATGTGGTAAACAAGTGTGAATTAGGCGCAGTGTGCACAATCATTAATgcggaggaagaggagcagaacaAACTGGTGAGGGGTCGGAAAGGACAGAGGTCTTCAACACCCCCTCCTAGCAATGCAGAAAGCAAAGCGCTGCCCACTTCAACTTTCATGCTGCAGGGCCCTGTAGTAACAGAGTCTTCTGTCTTAGGGCATCTGGTTTGCTGCCTGTGTGGCAAATGGGCCAGCTATCGTAACATGGGTGACCTCTTTGGTCCTTTCTACCCCCAGGATTATGCAGCCACCTTACCCAAGAACCCACCTCCAAAGAGGGCCACAGAAGTGCAGAGTAAGGTCAAGGTACGGCACAAAAGTGCTTCTAATGGTTCCAAGACGGATacggaagaggaggaggaacagcaacagcagaaggaaCAAAGAAGCCTAGCTGCTCATCCCCGCTTTAAGAGGCGGCACCGCTCTGAGGACTGTAGTGGAGCCTCTCGGTCACTTTCAAGGGGAGCTTCTTGTAAAAAAGCAACCACTGatggtggcagtggtggtgaAAAGACTCCTTTGGACTCAAAACCCTCTATGCCCACTTCAGAAGGTGGCACTGAGCTGGAGTTACAAATTCCTGAACTACCTCTTGACAGCAATGAATTTTGGGTCCATGAGGGTTGTATTCTCTGGGCCAATGGGATCTACCTGGTCTGTGGCAGGCTCTATGGGCTGCAGGAAGCTGTGGAGATTGCGAAAGAGATG